The following DNA comes from Methanomassiliicoccales archaeon LGM-DZ1.
CTGCCTGAACCCCATCTTGCGGTACAGTGCCAGCGCAGGATAGTTGGTGGTCACAACCGCATTGAACTGGATGATCCGGAACCCGGCCTCCCGAGCCCTCTCGATCGAATCCTTCACGAGGATCTCCCCGATGTGCCTGCCGCGGGCGCTCCGCTCGACTGCATAGCTGCAGTTGGCGATATGCCCGCAGCGGCCCACGTTGTTGGGGTGGAGGATGTAGAGACCCAGCGCCTCATCGGTCTCGGTGTCGCGGGCAATCCCGGTGAAGGTCTGAGACGAGAAGAATTTCTCCGCTTCCGGCGGCGTGAGGTCATCTTCCTGCGGGTAGGCGATCCCGTCATCGACGACCTCGTTCCAGATGCGCGCCG
Coding sequences within:
- a CDS encoding GNAT family N-acetyltransferase; translated protein: MPVKIEGFAAKDAEDAARIWNEVVDDGIAYPQEDDLTPPEAEKFFSSQTFTGIARDTETDEALGLYILHPNNVGRCGHIANCSYAVERSARGRHIGEILVKDSIERAREAGFRIIQFNAVVTTNYPALALYRKMGFRQLGTIPGGFRMKDGSYEDIIIHYLCLRGPDDAFQPDRCGLKPMSA